In Syngnathoides biaculeatus isolate LvHL_M chromosome 5, ASM1980259v1, whole genome shotgun sequence, the following are encoded in one genomic region:
- the pnisr gene encoding arginine/serine-rich protein PNISR isoform X1, with amino-acid sequence MWDQGSQPWPQWPLSQQQWMQSFQHQQDPGQVDWAALAQAWIAHKESTGSEPNIQPNGQEIPGLEPPAQGNHRSFQGDSAFGRVWQPEWGMHGQPPPPPPPPPEQTWIPPGSAQMDVVNPSEDSNSQDSAEFNSEAHHSVFPQNSHGYGAQPDSYAMAPMAINQFDYQHGAASSFPPPPSGFHAPYWQGPPQNRRDTRPPGFRDRPRSPIQLPIKQEAPAPLDAVKRRTLPAWIREGLEKRDRENQKKLERERMEKERAEMSKEDDTEHEIDDGDDGPRVPCKSKFDSDDETNEDNDEEKPPVKKEFVQSPSPPVEDSEPEMTEEEKEFHLMIITKTLLTEILLEVTNEEIQHVAKEVHRKATRAPAKQLAQSSALASLTGLSGLGDYGSEESADEDDRSARGSESSDTDEEELRHRIREKLDAFYRKEREMQQLQEKHAQDALLAREDMVKERLNRERVEHDQSQSENYHKEEVKDREAEPLPERRRSRSEIESSEGWRLGRGKERSGRSGSDSPANSHSSSSRSSSSRSSSQLSSSSSTSSSRSSSRSSSPRRKRRRSRSSSHKARRRSRSHSSHRRHSEKVRDRRRSSTEQRSGHRKKNHSDSRERRNRRSSSKSRDHGRGRPQDSRSRSRDKGREKEKDREKEKDRKRSRETRDNSHSSKHRQKSYGKDEERKRDRSRSHEKDKKKKDKERETERKDKPRTKEKTNSSVNEENGKSKKWKEMDSHTDSLTDKYCRQDSKSSKKGSTKASKRLSNSDSSRSPSLELSKEKKSKKSKRSRSRSAEKSHKSGKKASRKHKSKSRSRSTSPTRRSRH; translated from the exons ATGTGGGATCAGGGAAGCCAGCCCTGGCCGCAGTGGCCGCTGAGCCAGCAGCAGTGGATGCAGTCTTTCCAGCACCAGCAAGATCCTG GTCAAGTGGACTGGGCTGCCCTCGCGCAAGCTTGGATAGCTCATAAGGAGTCAACTGGATCCGAGCCTAACATTCAGCCCAACGGACAAGAAATACCAGGTCTGGAACCACCTGCACAGGGGAACCATAGGTCCTTCCAGGGTGATTCTGCTTTTGGCAGAGTGTGGCAGCCAG AATGGGGAATGCATGGCCAACCGCCACCGcctcctccaccacctcctGAACAAACCTGGATTCCTCCTGGCTCAGCccagatggatgttgtgaaccCAAGTGAAGATAGCAACAGCCAGGACAGTGCAGAGTTCAACTCTGAAGCGCACCACAGCGTCTTCCCCCAGAACAGCCATGGGTATGGGGCACAGCCCGACAGCTACGCCATGGCCCCCATGGCCATAAACCAGTTTGATTATCAG CATGGAGCCGCTTCATCCTTTCCCCCTCCGCCGTCTGGCTTCCATGCCCCGTACTGGCAGGGCCCCCCTCAGAACAGACGGGATACCCGACCACCGGGCTTCAGGGACCGGCCCAGATCCCCTATCCAGCTGCCTATTAAACAGGAAGCCCCAGCACCACTTG ATGCGGTTAAAAGACGTACATTACCTGCCTGGATCCGAGAGGGGCTAGAAAAGAGGGACAGAGAAAATCAGAAGAAACTGGAACGAGAGCGAATGGAGAAGGAGCGTGCAGAAATGTCAAAAGAGGATGACACAGAGCACGAGATAGATGATGGGGATGATGGGCCTCGTGTGCCCTGCAAGAGTAAATtt GACAGTGATGatgaaacaaatgaagacaatgATGAAGAAAAGCCTCCTGTAAAAAAAGAATTTGTACAGAGTCCATCGCCTCCAGTAGAAGACAGTGAGCCTGAAATGactgaggaggaaaaggaaTTTCACCTG atgATCATCACTAAAACACTCCTCACAGAGATCCTTCTGGAGGTCACTAATGAAGAGATCCAGCATGTGGCAAAAGAAGTCCATCGCAAAGCAACACGAG CTCCGGCAAAACAGCTGGCACAGTCAAGTGCACTGGCTTCTCTGACTGGCCTCA GCGGGCTGGGGGACTATGGTTCAGAGGAGAGTGCAGATGAGGACGACCGCAGCGCCCGAGGGTCAGAGTCCTCCGACACTGATGAGGAGGAGCTGCGCCATCGTATCCGGGAGAAGCTGGATGCTTTCTATCGCAAGGAGCGCGAAATGCAACAGCTCcaagaaaaacatgcacaggATGCTCTGCTTGCTCGTG AGGATATGGTGAAGGAACGATTGAACAGAGAAAGGGTTGAACATGATCAAAGCCAGTCAGAAAATTATCACAAAGAGGAAGTAAAAGACAGGGAGGCAGAACCCTTACCAGAGAGACGTAGGTCCCGTAGTGAGATTGAGAGTAGTGAGGGATGGCGTTTAGGCCGGGGGAAGGAAAGATCAGGGAGAAGTGGTAGCGATTCCCCAGCCAACAGTCACAGCAGCAGCTCTCGCTCTTCCTCAAGCCGCAGCAGCAGTCAGTTATCCTCATCATCTTCTACATCATCATCTCGTAGTTCCTCGCGATCCTCTTCCCCTCGAAGGAAAAGGAGACGTAGTCGATCGTCTTCCCATAAGGCCCGCAGGCGTAGTCGGAGCCACAGCTCTCATAGACGTCATAGTGAAAAGGTCcgggacaggagaagaagcagcaCAGAACAAAGATCGGGACACCGCAAGAAAAACCATAGTGATTCCAGAGAACGAAGGAACCGCAGGAGTAGCTCCAAATCCAGAGACCACGGTAGGGGCAGGCCCCAAGACAGCCGCAGTCGCAGCAGAGACAAGGGCAGAGAGAAGGAGAAAGACAGGGAGAAGGAAAAGGACAGGAAAAGAAGCAGGGAGACCAGGGACAATAGTCACAGCAGCAAACACAGGCAGAAATCGTACGGCAAAGACGAAGAAAGGAAGCGAGATCGAAGCCGTAGCCatgagaaagacaaaaaaaagaaagataagGAAAGAGAGACTGAAAGAAAGGATAAACCAAGGActaaagaaaagacaaattcTTCAGTTAatgaggaaaatggaaaatcaaaGAAATGGAAAGAGATGGACTCTCATACTGACTCACTGACTGACAAGTACTGTAGGCAGGATAGCAAATCTAGTAAAAAGGGCTCAACAAAAGCTAGCAAGCGATTATCTAACTCTGATTCAAGCAGGTCCCCATCGCTGGAACTTAGTAAGGAAAAGAAATCTAAGAAATCCAAACGTAGTCGCTCACGGTCAGCGGAAAAATCACACAAGTCTGGTAAGAAGGCAAGCCGCAAACACAAGTCTAAATCGCGATCAAG GTCAACTTCTCCCACTCGTCGTAGCAGACACTGA
- the pnisr gene encoding arginine/serine-rich protein PNISR isoform X2: MWDQGSQPWPQWPLSQQQWMQSFQHQQDPGQVDWAALAQAWIAHKESTGSEPNIQPNGQEIPEWGMHGQPPPPPPPPPEQTWIPPGSAQMDVVNPSEDSNSQDSAEFNSEAHHSVFPQNSHGYGAQPDSYAMAPMAINQFDYQHGAASSFPPPPSGFHAPYWQGPPQNRRDTRPPGFRDRPRSPIQLPIKQEAPAPLDAVKRRTLPAWIREGLEKRDRENQKKLERERMEKERAEMSKEDDTEHEIDDGDDGPRVPCKSKFDSDDETNEDNDEEKPPVKKEFVQSPSPPVEDSEPEMTEEEKEFHLMIITKTLLTEILLEVTNEEIQHVAKEVHRKATRAPAKQLAQSSALASLTGLSGLGDYGSEESADEDDRSARGSESSDTDEEELRHRIREKLDAFYRKEREMQQLQEKHAQDALLAREDMVKERLNRERVEHDQSQSENYHKEEVKDREAEPLPERRRSRSEIESSEGWRLGRGKERSGRSGSDSPANSHSSSSRSSSSRSSSQLSSSSSTSSSRSSSRSSSPRRKRRRSRSSSHKARRRSRSHSSHRRHSEKVRDRRRSSTEQRSGHRKKNHSDSRERRNRRSSSKSRDHGRGRPQDSRSRSRDKGREKEKDREKEKDRKRSRETRDNSHSSKHRQKSYGKDEERKRDRSRSHEKDKKKKDKERETERKDKPRTKEKTNSSVNEENGKSKKWKEMDSHTDSLTDKYCRQDSKSSKKGSTKASKRLSNSDSSRSPSLELSKEKKSKKSKRSRSRSAEKSHKSGKKASRKHKSKSRSRSTSPTRRSRH; the protein is encoded by the exons ATGTGGGATCAGGGAAGCCAGCCCTGGCCGCAGTGGCCGCTGAGCCAGCAGCAGTGGATGCAGTCTTTCCAGCACCAGCAAGATCCTG GTCAAGTGGACTGGGCTGCCCTCGCGCAAGCTTGGATAGCTCATAAGGAGTCAACTGGATCCGAGCCTAACATTCAGCCCAACGGACAAGAAATACCAG AATGGGGAATGCATGGCCAACCGCCACCGcctcctccaccacctcctGAACAAACCTGGATTCCTCCTGGCTCAGCccagatggatgttgtgaaccCAAGTGAAGATAGCAACAGCCAGGACAGTGCAGAGTTCAACTCTGAAGCGCACCACAGCGTCTTCCCCCAGAACAGCCATGGGTATGGGGCACAGCCCGACAGCTACGCCATGGCCCCCATGGCCATAAACCAGTTTGATTATCAG CATGGAGCCGCTTCATCCTTTCCCCCTCCGCCGTCTGGCTTCCATGCCCCGTACTGGCAGGGCCCCCCTCAGAACAGACGGGATACCCGACCACCGGGCTTCAGGGACCGGCCCAGATCCCCTATCCAGCTGCCTATTAAACAGGAAGCCCCAGCACCACTTG ATGCGGTTAAAAGACGTACATTACCTGCCTGGATCCGAGAGGGGCTAGAAAAGAGGGACAGAGAAAATCAGAAGAAACTGGAACGAGAGCGAATGGAGAAGGAGCGTGCAGAAATGTCAAAAGAGGATGACACAGAGCACGAGATAGATGATGGGGATGATGGGCCTCGTGTGCCCTGCAAGAGTAAATtt GACAGTGATGatgaaacaaatgaagacaatgATGAAGAAAAGCCTCCTGTAAAAAAAGAATTTGTACAGAGTCCATCGCCTCCAGTAGAAGACAGTGAGCCTGAAATGactgaggaggaaaaggaaTTTCACCTG atgATCATCACTAAAACACTCCTCACAGAGATCCTTCTGGAGGTCACTAATGAAGAGATCCAGCATGTGGCAAAAGAAGTCCATCGCAAAGCAACACGAG CTCCGGCAAAACAGCTGGCACAGTCAAGTGCACTGGCTTCTCTGACTGGCCTCA GCGGGCTGGGGGACTATGGTTCAGAGGAGAGTGCAGATGAGGACGACCGCAGCGCCCGAGGGTCAGAGTCCTCCGACACTGATGAGGAGGAGCTGCGCCATCGTATCCGGGAGAAGCTGGATGCTTTCTATCGCAAGGAGCGCGAAATGCAACAGCTCcaagaaaaacatgcacaggATGCTCTGCTTGCTCGTG AGGATATGGTGAAGGAACGATTGAACAGAGAAAGGGTTGAACATGATCAAAGCCAGTCAGAAAATTATCACAAAGAGGAAGTAAAAGACAGGGAGGCAGAACCCTTACCAGAGAGACGTAGGTCCCGTAGTGAGATTGAGAGTAGTGAGGGATGGCGTTTAGGCCGGGGGAAGGAAAGATCAGGGAGAAGTGGTAGCGATTCCCCAGCCAACAGTCACAGCAGCAGCTCTCGCTCTTCCTCAAGCCGCAGCAGCAGTCAGTTATCCTCATCATCTTCTACATCATCATCTCGTAGTTCCTCGCGATCCTCTTCCCCTCGAAGGAAAAGGAGACGTAGTCGATCGTCTTCCCATAAGGCCCGCAGGCGTAGTCGGAGCCACAGCTCTCATAGACGTCATAGTGAAAAGGTCcgggacaggagaagaagcagcaCAGAACAAAGATCGGGACACCGCAAGAAAAACCATAGTGATTCCAGAGAACGAAGGAACCGCAGGAGTAGCTCCAAATCCAGAGACCACGGTAGGGGCAGGCCCCAAGACAGCCGCAGTCGCAGCAGAGACAAGGGCAGAGAGAAGGAGAAAGACAGGGAGAAGGAAAAGGACAGGAAAAGAAGCAGGGAGACCAGGGACAATAGTCACAGCAGCAAACACAGGCAGAAATCGTACGGCAAAGACGAAGAAAGGAAGCGAGATCGAAGCCGTAGCCatgagaaagacaaaaaaaagaaagataagGAAAGAGAGACTGAAAGAAAGGATAAACCAAGGActaaagaaaagacaaattcTTCAGTTAatgaggaaaatggaaaatcaaaGAAATGGAAAGAGATGGACTCTCATACTGACTCACTGACTGACAAGTACTGTAGGCAGGATAGCAAATCTAGTAAAAAGGGCTCAACAAAAGCTAGCAAGCGATTATCTAACTCTGATTCAAGCAGGTCCCCATCGCTGGAACTTAGTAAGGAAAAGAAATCTAAGAAATCCAAACGTAGTCGCTCACGGTCAGCGGAAAAATCACACAAGTCTGGTAAGAAGGCAAGCCGCAAACACAAGTCTAAATCGCGATCAAG GTCAACTTCTCCCACTCGTCGTAGCAGACACTGA
- the pnisr gene encoding arginine/serine-rich protein PNISR isoform X3 gives MWDQGSQPWPQWPLSQQQWMQSFQHQQDPGQVDWAALAQAWIAHKESTGSEPNIQPNGQEIPGLEPPAQGNHRSFQGDSAFGRVWQPEWGMHGQPPPPPPPPPEQTWIPPGSAQMDVVNPSEDSNSQDSAEFNSEAHHSVFPQNSHGMEPLHPFPLRRLASMPRTGRAPLRTDGIPDHRASGTGPDPLSSCLLNRKPQHHLMRLKDVHYLPGSERG, from the exons ATGTGGGATCAGGGAAGCCAGCCCTGGCCGCAGTGGCCGCTGAGCCAGCAGCAGTGGATGCAGTCTTTCCAGCACCAGCAAGATCCTG GTCAAGTGGACTGGGCTGCCCTCGCGCAAGCTTGGATAGCTCATAAGGAGTCAACTGGATCCGAGCCTAACATTCAGCCCAACGGACAAGAAATACCAGGTCTGGAACCACCTGCACAGGGGAACCATAGGTCCTTCCAGGGTGATTCTGCTTTTGGCAGAGTGTGGCAGCCAG AATGGGGAATGCATGGCCAACCGCCACCGcctcctccaccacctcctGAACAAACCTGGATTCCTCCTGGCTCAGCccagatggatgttgtgaaccCAAGTGAAGATAGCAACAGCCAGGACAGTGCAGAGTTCAACTCTGAAGCGCACCACAGCGTCTTCCCCCAGAACAGCCATGG CATGGAGCCGCTTCATCCTTTCCCCCTCCGCCGTCTGGCTTCCATGCCCCGTACTGGCAGGGCCCCCCTCAGAACAGACGGGATACCCGACCACCGGGCTTCAGGGACCGGCCCAGATCCCCTATCCAGCTGCCTATTAAACAGGAAGCCCCAGCACCACTTG ATGCGGTTAAAAGACGTACATTACCTGCCTGGATCCGAGAGGGGCTAG